The following nucleotide sequence is from Bacteroidota bacterium.
CGCTATGGTTTTTCTCTGCCCATGGACGAATCCTCAGCACAAGTGCTTATTGATTTTGGTGGCAGGCCCTGGTTGGTTTGGGAAGCGGAATTCAAGCGCGAGAAGGTTGGTGAAATGCCCACAGAAATGTTCTTTCATTTTTTCAAATCTTTTTCCGATGCAGCAGCCTGTAATCTTAATATAAAAGCAGAAGGTAGTAACGAACACCACAAAATAGAAGGAATCTTTAAGGCCTTTGCCCGCGCAATAAAAGCAGCTAAAAAGCGCGATGTGTTCGAATATCAGTTACCCTCAACAAAAGGTGTGTTATAATGAAGAATCTATCGAAACAAACAGCCATTCTTTTAATGCACTGCCCCGATGCCAAGGGCATTGTGGCCAAGGTTACAGAGTTTATCGATAACAACAATGGCAATATTCTCGACATCGACGAACATGTTGACCGTGAAGAAAGTGTGTTTTTTATGCGTGTACAATGGGAACTGGAGAATTTCCTGATTCCCCGCGATAAAATAGGCGATTTTTTTCAAACCCAGATTGCTGCTAAGTACAACATGAAGTATAACATTTATTTCAGCGACCAAAAGCCCCGCATGGCTATTTTTGTATCTAGGATGTCGCATTGCCTTTACGATCTTTTGTCGAGGGTGCAATCAGGCGAATGGGATGTAGAAGTGCCATTAATAATAAGCAATCATGCCGATTTGCAGCAGGTCTCAGAGTCGTTTGGTATTCCTTTTTATTGTTTCCCGGTAACCGCAGAAAATAAAACTGAACAGGAGAAACAGGAATTGGCAATTCTGAAAAAATACAAGGTGACCTTTGTGGTGCTGGCCCGATATATGCAGGTGCTGTCGGCCGATTTTATCAAAGAGTTTCCGAATAAGATTATCAACATACATCATTCGTTTTTGCCTGCTTTTCCTGGAGCCAAGCCTTACCATTCGGCCCACAAAAGAGGGGTAAAGATTATTGGAGCCACCTGCCATTATGTAACCGACGAACTCGATGCAGGGCCTATCATTCAGCAGAGCGTGGCCCACATTACGCATAAAGATTCTGTTAACGATTTGATACGCAAGGGTCGTAACCTGGAAAAGATTGTTTTGTCTTCGGGGGTTCATGAACATATTCAACGACGCACGCTGGTGTATAATAACCGCACCATCATTTTTAGCTGAGGGGTTTTAACATGGTTGGTGAATTTAAAGAATTGACGAATCGGGAAGAATGAAAATAGCCATTATAAAATACAATGCCGGAAATATCATGTCAGTCGATTATGCCTTGCAAAGAATTGGTATTCAGGCTGAAGTTACCGGAGATAAGGAGAAAATTGCCACGGCCGACAAAGTAATTTTTCCGGGGGTAGGAGAGGCGAGTACCACGATGGAGTATCTGCGGGCTGAAAAACTCGATCAGCTTATCGTGGGTCTTCGTCAACCTGTGTTGGGCATCTGTTTGGGTATGCAGCTTATGTGCAGTCATTCAGAGGAAAACGATGCTACATGTTTGGGAATATTCAGTGAAAAGGTAGTTAAGTTTTCTGCCGAAAATTCTGAAATAAACACTCTAAAAGTACCTCACATGGGCTGGAATAGCCTATATAACCTGAAAACAGATTTGATGAAAGGAATAGGCGAGGGTGATTTTGTGTATTTCGTGCACAGTTATTATGCAGCAATCGGACAAGATACAGCAGCAGTATGCAACTATGGAAATCCCTTTAGCGCAGCATTGCAAAAAAGTAATTTTTATGCTACCCAGTTTCACCCAGAAAAAAGCGGACCGGTAGGAGCGAAAATTCTTGAAAATTTTATTACGTTTTCGAAATGATAGAAATAATACCTGCCATCGATATACTGGACGGAAAATGTGTACGTCTGAGCCAGGGCGACTACCAAAGGAAAACCCTTTACAATGCTAATTCGCTGGAAGTGGCCAAATCGTTCGAAGATGCTGGCATCAGCAGGCTGCACCTGGTAGACCTCGATGGGGCCAAAGCTCATCATATAGTCAACTGGAAAGTATTGGAAACCATAGCCACAAAAACCCGGCTGGTTATTGATTTTGGAGGAGGGCTTAAAAGTGACAACGATCTGCAGACTGCCTTTGAATGTGGTGCCACCATGGTTACCGGAGGT
It contains:
- the purU gene encoding formyltetrahydrofolate deformylase, whose protein sequence is MKNLSKQTAILLMHCPDAKGIVAKVTEFIDNNNGNILDIDEHVDREESVFFMRVQWELENFLIPRDKIGDFFQTQIAAKYNMKYNIYFSDQKPRMAIFVSRMSHCLYDLLSRVQSGEWDVEVPLIISNHADLQQVSESFGIPFYCFPVTAENKTEQEKQELAILKKYKVTFVVLARYMQVLSADFIKEFPNKIINIHHSFLPAFPGAKPYHSAHKRGVKIIGATCHYVTDELDAGPIIQQSVAHITHKDSVNDLIRKGRNLEKIVLSSGVHEHIQRRTLVYNNRTIIFS
- the hisH gene encoding imidazole glycerol phosphate synthase subunit HisH, which codes for MKIAIIKYNAGNIMSVDYALQRIGIQAEVTGDKEKIATADKVIFPGVGEASTTMEYLRAEKLDQLIVGLRQPVLGICLGMQLMCSHSEENDATCLGIFSEKVVKFSAENSEINTLKVPHMGWNSLYNLKTDLMKGIGEGDFVYFVHSYYAAIGQDTAAVCNYGNPFSAALQKSNFYATQFHPEKSGPVGAKILENFITFSK